From a single Nocardioides panacis genomic region:
- a CDS encoding helix-turn-helix domain-containing protein, with translation MAEGRLPRRARDGHGAEVPSRLLASWQRSEDYGVSLETVEPVFAGTGVEESLFVQCGNEVLTGLHATLMDEPVSLMLTDSDGLVLSRLSGDTSLLTALDAVHLAPGFAFSERDAGTNGLGLALADRTASVVRADEHYSASLCTYTCAAVPVFDPVSGRLEGAVNLTTWSRSSDRLLLALAQSAAGNTAALMLARSRGRSARPASRGEVFRVRSAHLEPGAGALRDLSPAWADALAQAERAMSAGRVVAAVGEPGSGRATLLALAHRRVHPRDRILSATCPAPQDVEAWLSLWGPELGKPDTGVVVRDVDHLPAWAAGRLGDLVRTQHLGAVPLALSLTAEELLALPGPLAPLVDTVVQVPPLRERPDDVPLLAEHLARRARGRDVPITPAAARALRGYSWPGNADQLARVVREAVSRGDTIDVRQLPAEILSGSRHRLGPVEAFEREMLVRALTRPGATAKDAAAELGISRATVYRKIAQYDVRIPGR, from the coding sequence ATGGCGGAGGGGCGACTTCCACGTCGGGCGCGCGACGGGCACGGCGCCGAGGTGCCCTCGCGGCTGCTCGCGTCCTGGCAGCGCAGCGAGGACTACGGCGTCTCCCTCGAGACCGTCGAGCCGGTGTTCGCCGGCACCGGGGTCGAGGAGTCGCTGTTCGTGCAGTGCGGCAACGAGGTGCTCACCGGCCTGCACGCGACCCTGATGGACGAGCCGGTCAGCCTGATGCTCACCGACAGCGACGGGCTGGTGCTCAGCCGGCTCAGCGGCGACACCAGCCTGCTCACCGCCCTCGACGCGGTCCACCTGGCGCCCGGGTTCGCCTTCTCCGAGCGGGACGCGGGCACCAACGGGCTCGGTCTCGCGCTGGCCGACCGCACCGCCAGCGTGGTGCGCGCCGACGAGCACTACAGCGCCAGCCTGTGCACCTACACCTGTGCGGCGGTCCCGGTCTTCGACCCGGTGAGCGGCCGCCTCGAAGGCGCGGTGAACCTCACCACCTGGTCGCGCTCGTCGGACCGGCTGCTGCTCGCGCTGGCCCAGTCCGCGGCCGGCAACACCGCCGCGCTGATGCTGGCCCGCTCCCGCGGCCGGTCCGCCCGGCCGGCGTCGCGCGGCGAGGTCTTCCGGGTCCGCTCCGCGCACCTCGAGCCCGGCGCCGGGGCGCTGCGCGACCTGTCCCCGGCCTGGGCCGACGCGCTCGCGCAGGCCGAGCGGGCGATGAGCGCCGGCCGGGTGGTCGCGGCGGTCGGCGAGCCCGGCTCCGGGCGGGCGACGCTGCTGGCCCTCGCGCACCGGCGCGTGCACCCACGGGACCGGATCCTCAGCGCGACCTGCCCGGCCCCGCAGGACGTCGAGGCCTGGCTGTCGCTGTGGGGGCCCGAGCTCGGCAAGCCGGACACCGGGGTCGTGGTCCGCGACGTCGACCACCTCCCGGCCTGGGCGGCCGGGCGGCTCGGCGACCTGGTCCGCACCCAGCACCTCGGGGCGGTGCCGCTCGCGCTGTCCCTGACCGCCGAGGAGCTCCTCGCCCTGCCCGGCCCGCTGGCCCCGCTGGTGGACACCGTCGTGCAGGTCCCGCCGCTGCGGGAGCGGCCGGACGACGTGCCCCTGCTGGCCGAGCACCTCGCCCGGCGGGCCCGCGGCCGCGACGTGCCGATCACGCCCGCGGCGGCTCGGGCGCTGCGCGGCTACTCCTGGCCCGGCAACGCCGACCAGCTCGCCCGGGTGGTCCGGGAGGCGGTCTCGCGCGGCGACACGATCGACGTGCGCCAGCTGCCGGCGGAGATCCTCTCGGGCTCCCGGCACCGGCTCGGGCCCGTCGAGGCCTTCGAGCGCGAGATGCTCGTGCGGGCGCTGACCCGGCCGGGCGCGACGGCGAAGGACGCCGCGGCGGAGCTCGGGATCAGCCGGGCGACGGTCTACCGCAAGATCGCGCAGTACGACGTCCGCATCCCCGGTCGCTAG
- a CDS encoding amidohydrolase family protein encodes MYTKDGEKYFIVDAHVALWDARPENQRNIHGKQFIDCFYDYHRNLSPESEVWTYEEYLYQGGERLMKDLFTDGYVDHAIFQPAYLGEFYHSGFGQSEEASALAEAHPDKLTYNHNFDPRNGEQGLEQLHADAERFGLKGVKLYTAEWHGESRGWKLDDPWARRYFEACRELGITNIHVHKGPTIRPLDRDAFDVADIDHVASDFTDLNFIVEHCGLPRLEDFCWIATQEPNVHAGLAVAMPFIHTRPKYFGQILGELLYWVGEDRIQFSSDYAIWTPRWLVERFVDFQIPDELTEYAPVTTAQKKKILGLNAAKMYGIDVPAELRLPDADEPATGPRGADELSAV; translated from the coding sequence ATGTACACCAAGGACGGCGAGAAGTACTTCATCGTGGACGCGCACGTCGCGCTCTGGGACGCCCGGCCCGAGAACCAGCGCAACATCCACGGCAAGCAGTTCATCGACTGCTTCTACGACTACCACCGCAACCTCAGCCCGGAGTCCGAGGTGTGGACCTACGAGGAGTACCTCTACCAGGGCGGCGAGCGGTTGATGAAGGACCTCTTCACCGACGGGTACGTCGACCACGCGATCTTCCAGCCGGCGTACCTCGGCGAGTTCTACCACTCCGGGTTCGGCCAGTCCGAGGAGGCGTCGGCGCTCGCCGAGGCGCACCCGGACAAGCTGACCTACAACCACAACTTCGACCCGCGCAACGGCGAGCAGGGCCTCGAGCAGCTGCACGCCGACGCCGAGCGGTTCGGCCTCAAGGGCGTCAAGCTCTACACCGCCGAGTGGCACGGGGAGTCCCGCGGCTGGAAGCTCGACGACCCGTGGGCGCGGCGCTACTTCGAGGCCTGCCGCGAGCTCGGCATCACCAACATCCACGTCCACAAGGGCCCGACGATCCGACCGCTGGACCGCGACGCGTTCGACGTCGCCGACATCGACCACGTCGCCTCGGACTTCACCGACCTGAACTTCATCGTGGAGCACTGCGGGCTGCCCCGGCTGGAGGACTTCTGCTGGATCGCGACCCAGGAGCCCAACGTGCACGCGGGTCTCGCGGTCGCGATGCCGTTCATCCACACGCGCCCGAAGTACTTCGGGCAGATCCTCGGCGAGCTGCTCTACTGGGTCGGCGAGGACCGGATCCAGTTCTCCAGCGACTACGCGATCTGGACCCCGCGCTGGCTGGTGGAGAGGTTCGTGGACTTCCAGATCCCCGACGAGCTCACGGAGTACGCCCCGGTCACCACCGCGCAGAAGAAGAAGATCCTCGGCCTGAACGCCGCGAAGATGTACGGCATCGACGTGCCCGCCGAGCTGCGGCTGCCGGACGCGGACGAGCCGGCCACCGGTCCCCGGGGCGCCGACGAGCTCTCGGCGGTCTGA
- a CDS encoding metal-sulfur cluster assembly factor yields the protein MTIAPERSRTAGREPDVRRALDGVADPELDEPITDLGFVRSVAVADDGTVEVHLRLPTSFCSPSFAYLMAGDAKDAVSALPWVTRAVVQLDDHHDSELINRGLAADAGYLGTFGNEAESDLDGLRETFRRKAHTAAMERSLTGLLRADPDLAETALGTMTLADLPAGDRFTAALLQRRAALGLPEDPSALVLVDEHGQGYPPHEVPLRLRRARSTRISIDGNAHFCRGLLRTRYPGSESDQAARPEGAEATEPTFIPLSDLQEHPR from the coding sequence ATGACGATCGCGCCGGAGCGGTCCCGCACCGCGGGCCGCGAGCCCGACGTACGGCGGGCGCTGGACGGCGTCGCGGACCCGGAGCTGGACGAGCCGATCACGGACCTGGGGTTCGTGCGCTCGGTCGCGGTGGCCGACGACGGCACCGTCGAGGTGCACCTGCGGCTGCCCACGTCGTTCTGCTCGCCGAGCTTCGCCTACCTGATGGCCGGCGACGCCAAGGACGCCGTCAGCGCTCTGCCCTGGGTCACCCGCGCGGTCGTCCAGCTCGACGACCACCACGACTCCGAGCTGATCAACCGCGGGCTGGCGGCGGACGCGGGCTACCTCGGCACGTTCGGGAACGAGGCCGAGAGCGACCTCGACGGGCTGCGGGAGACGTTCCGCCGCAAGGCGCACACCGCGGCGATGGAGCGGTCCCTGACCGGGCTGCTGCGCGCCGACCCGGACCTGGCGGAGACCGCGCTCGGCACCATGACGCTCGCCGACCTGCCCGCCGGCGACCGGTTCACCGCGGCGCTCCTGCAGCGCCGCGCCGCGCTGGGTCTGCCGGAGGACCCGTCCGCGCTGGTGCTCGTCGACGAGCACGGGCAGGGGTACCCGCCGCACGAGGTGCCGCTGCGGCTGCGCCGGGCCCGCTCGACGCGGATCTCCATCGACGGCAACGCGCACTTCTGCCGGGGCCTGCTCCGGACCCGCTACCCCGGCTCGGAGTCCGACCAGGCCGCGCGTCCCGAGGGCGCCGAGGCCACCGAACCGACCTTCATCCCGCTGTCCGACCTCCAGGAGCACCCCCGATGA
- a CDS encoding zinc-binding dehydrogenase, whose product MVRIDDSLEPSDVAALADAGLTAYHAAAKAARRLGPRDRAVVIGAGGLGHIGIQVLKALTSAELIVVDRNADAVELARTIGADHGVVADGNHVEQVLELTGGHGAEVVVDFVGEGGATAEGVRMLRQAGDYHVVGYGENIDVPTIDIISTEISFVGNLVGSYNDLCDLMVLAARGQVKLHTAKYALDGFQTAIDDLDAGRVRGRAILQP is encoded by the coding sequence GTGGTCCGGATCGACGACTCCCTGGAGCCCTCCGACGTCGCGGCGCTCGCCGACGCCGGCCTGACGGCCTACCACGCGGCGGCCAAGGCCGCCCGCCGGCTGGGGCCCCGGGACCGCGCCGTGGTGATCGGCGCCGGCGGCCTCGGGCACATCGGCATCCAGGTCCTCAAGGCCCTCACGTCCGCGGAGCTGATCGTCGTGGACCGCAACGCGGACGCGGTGGAGCTGGCCCGCACGATCGGCGCCGACCACGGCGTGGTCGCCGACGGCAACCACGTCGAGCAGGTCCTCGAGCTGACCGGCGGCCACGGTGCCGAGGTGGTCGTGGACTTCGTGGGGGAGGGCGGCGCGACCGCCGAGGGGGTGCGGATGCTCCGGCAGGCCGGGGACTACCACGTCGTCGGGTACGGCGAGAACATCGACGTCCCGACGATCGACATCATCTCCACGGAGATCAGCTTCGTCGGCAACCTGGTGGGCAGCTACAACGACCTGTGCGACCTGATGGTGCTGGCCGCCCGGGGCCAGGTGAAGCTGCACACGGCGAAGTACGCGCTCGACGGCTTCCAGACCGCGATCGACGACCTGGACGCCGGCCGGGTCCGCGGACGGGCGATCCTGCAGCCCTGA
- a CDS encoding ABC transporter permease, whose translation MSALAVENVPQARAVPRSVPMTRVVSVELRKMFDTRSGFWLMASIVIASLLATGAVIAFAPDSELTYSTFAAAIGFPMAVILPMIAILSVTSEWSQRSGLTTFTLVPHRGRVIGAKLVCAVSVGVVSMLVAFGVGALGNLLGTAVTGTPRVWDASLTDLAYIVLGNVLGLLIGFMLGVLVRNSSGAIVAYFVYSLVLPPLTGLLAATQGWFRDLQPWVDFSFAQGALFNGSMTGTEWAHLAVAGTVWLLAPLTAGLVLVMRSEVK comes from the coding sequence ATGAGCGCCCTGGCAGTCGAGAACGTCCCGCAGGCCCGGGCGGTCCCCCGGTCCGTCCCGATGACCCGCGTGGTCTCCGTCGAGCTCCGCAAGATGTTCGACACCCGCTCCGGCTTCTGGCTGATGGCGAGCATCGTGATCGCCTCGCTGCTCGCCACCGGCGCGGTCATCGCGTTCGCCCCGGACTCCGAGCTGACCTACTCCACGTTCGCCGCCGCGATCGGCTTCCCGATGGCGGTGATCCTGCCGATGATCGCGATCCTGTCGGTCACCAGCGAGTGGAGCCAGCGCAGCGGCCTGACCACCTTCACGCTGGTCCCGCACCGTGGCCGGGTGATCGGCGCGAAGCTGGTCTGCGCCGTGTCGGTCGGGGTCGTCTCGATGCTCGTCGCGTTCGGGGTCGGCGCCCTGGGCAACCTGCTGGGTACGGCGGTCACCGGCACGCCCCGGGTCTGGGACGCGTCCCTCACCGACCTGGCCTACATCGTCCTCGGCAACGTCCTGGGCCTGCTGATCGGCTTCATGCTCGGCGTGCTGGTCCGGAACTCCTCCGGCGCGATCGTGGCCTACTTCGTCTACTCCCTGGTGCTGCCCCCGCTGACCGGACTGCTCGCGGCCACGCAGGGCTGGTTCCGCGACCTGCAGCCGTGGGTGGACTTCAGCTTCGCGCAGGGCGCGCTGTTCAACGGCTCGATGACCGGCACCGAGTGGGCGCACCTCGCGGTAGCCGGCACGGTCTGGCTGCTGGCCCCGCTCACCGCCGGGCTCGTCCTGGTGATGCGCTCCGAGGTGAAGTAG
- a CDS encoding ABC transporter ATP-binding protein — MIKVENLTKKYGATTAVDDISFTARTGRVTGFLGPNGAGKSTTLRIMVALTPPTSGSATVNGQRFPDLPNPGVEVGVLLDASAQHAGRTGREILTLAQRTMGLPSGRVEEMLDLVGLTRTESERRVRNYSLGMRQRLGIGTALIGDPGVLILDEPANGLDPGGIRWMRDLLRDFANRGGTVLLSSHLLHEIEVVADDIVVIGNGRIVAQGTKAELLHTAGTLVRATDLDRLGRVLAGAGIVATAAGDGSLRTEAAPDRVGEVALAGGVPLTELRNADGAGLEEMFLELTADTQREGAAA; from the coding sequence ATGATCAAGGTCGAGAACCTCACCAAGAAGTACGGCGCCACCACCGCCGTCGACGACATCTCCTTCACGGCCAGGACCGGGCGCGTCACCGGCTTCCTCGGTCCCAACGGCGCCGGCAAGTCGACGACCCTGCGGATCATGGTCGCCCTGACCCCGCCCACCTCCGGCTCCGCCACCGTCAACGGGCAGCGGTTCCCCGACCTGCCCAACCCGGGCGTCGAGGTCGGTGTCCTGCTCGACGCCTCGGCGCAGCACGCCGGGCGCACCGGCCGCGAGATCCTCACCCTCGCCCAGCGCACGATGGGCCTCCCGTCCGGCCGGGTCGAGGAGATGCTGGACCTCGTCGGGCTCACCCGCACCGAGTCCGAGCGCCGGGTCCGCAACTACTCCCTCGGCATGCGGCAGCGGCTCGGGATCGGGACCGCCCTGATCGGCGACCCCGGCGTGCTGATCCTCGACGAGCCCGCCAACGGGCTCGACCCCGGCGGCATCCGCTGGATGCGCGACCTGCTGCGCGACTTCGCGAACCGGGGCGGGACCGTCCTGCTCTCCTCGCACCTGCTGCACGAGATCGAGGTCGTCGCCGACGACATCGTGGTGATCGGCAACGGCCGGATCGTCGCGCAGGGCACCAAGGCCGAGCTGCTGCACACCGCGGGCACGCTGGTCCGCGCCACCGACCTCGACCGGCTCGGGCGGGTGCTCGCCGGCGCCGGGATCGTCGCGACGGCGGCCGGCGACGGGTCGCTGCGCACCGAGGCGGCCCCCGACCGGGTCGGCGAGGTCGCCCTGGCGGGCGGCGTCCCGCTCACCGAGCTGCGCAACGCAGACGGCGCCGGGCTCGAGGAGATGTTCCTCGAGCTCACCGCGGACACCCAACGAGAAGGAGCAGCAGCATGA
- a CDS encoding LLM class flavin-dependent oxidoreductase, translated as MPDRSTPLSRLGFLTIGLFDGDDPGPGHESTLAIIELGERLGFDSAWLRHRHLQHGISSPVAVLAAATQRTRRIELGTAVIPVGWENPLRLAEDLATVDLLSGGRLNPGVSIGPPMRWEDVREALYPDTADAEDFGYSRVERLLRMLEGEAVTGFSGQVGIETFSDRVQPHSPGLADRLWYGGASLRSAQWAGEQGLNLLTSSVVKAEAGEEFDAIQRSHVRTFRAHHPAGGRARVSQGLVVVPTDTASAAQRAKYEEYAASRLARTATPQGPARLLFAPDLVGTSEEIADRLYARAAFREVDEVAFALPFTFDHDDYVQILTDMATRLGPALGWAPRG; from the coding sequence GTGCCCGACCGCTCGACACCGCTGTCCCGGCTGGGGTTCCTGACCATCGGGCTGTTCGACGGCGACGACCCCGGGCCCGGCCACGAGTCGACGCTGGCGATCATCGAGCTGGGGGAGCGGCTGGGGTTCGACAGCGCGTGGCTGCGCCACCGGCACCTCCAGCACGGCATCTCCTCGCCGGTCGCCGTGCTGGCCGCCGCCACCCAGCGGACCCGCCGCATCGAGCTGGGCACCGCGGTCATCCCGGTGGGCTGGGAGAACCCGTTGCGGCTGGCGGAGGACCTGGCCACGGTCGACCTGCTCTCCGGCGGACGGCTCAACCCGGGGGTCAGCATCGGTCCGCCGATGCGCTGGGAGGACGTGCGCGAGGCGCTCTACCCGGACACCGCGGACGCCGAGGACTTCGGCTACAGCCGCGTCGAGCGACTGCTGCGGATGCTCGAGGGCGAGGCGGTGACGGGCTTCAGCGGGCAGGTCGGCATCGAGACCTTCTCCGACCGCGTGCAGCCGCACTCCCCGGGCCTCGCCGACCGGCTCTGGTACGGCGGCGCGAGCCTGCGCTCGGCGCAGTGGGCCGGCGAGCAGGGCCTGAACCTGCTGACCAGCAGCGTGGTCAAGGCCGAGGCGGGCGAGGAGTTCGACGCGATCCAGCGGTCGCACGTGCGCACGTTCCGCGCCCACCACCCGGCCGGCGGGCGGGCCCGCGTGTCGCAGGGCCTCGTGGTGGTGCCGACCGACACCGCGTCGGCGGCGCAGCGCGCGAAGTACGAGGAGTACGCCGCCTCCCGGCTGGCCCGCACGGCCACGCCGCAGGGGCCCGCCCGGCTGCTGTTCGCCCCGGACCTGGTCGGCACGTCGGAGGAGATCGCCGACCGGCTCTACGCGCGGGCCGCGTTCCGGGAGGTCGACGAGGTGGCGTTCGCGCTGCCGTTCACCTTCGACCACGACGACTACGTGCAGATCCTCACCGACATGGCGACCCGGCTCGGTCCCGCCCTCGGCTGGGCGCCGCGCGGCTGA
- a CDS encoding STAS domain-containing protein, with amino-acid sequence MDLKVDSTSDGQVLTLVGRGEIDYATLDVLENELDKATDSEAETVVVDMKDVTYIDSAGLGVLVKAHRRMTSENRALVLRVTSPDIIKLFDITGLAHLFAVEMPYDADGPEGTASES; translated from the coding sequence ATGGACCTGAAGGTGGACAGCACGAGCGACGGCCAGGTGCTGACCCTCGTGGGTCGTGGAGAGATCGACTACGCGACCCTGGACGTCCTCGAGAACGAGCTCGACAAGGCGACCGACTCCGAGGCGGAGACCGTCGTGGTGGACATGAAGGACGTCACCTACATCGACTCCGCCGGCCTCGGCGTGCTCGTCAAGGCGCACCGGCGGATGACCTCGGAGAACCGGGCGCTGGTGCTGCGGGTGACCAGCCCCGACATCATCAAGCTGTTCGACATCACCGGCCTGGCACACCTGTTCGCGGTCGAGATGCCCTACGACGCGGACGGGCCGGAGGGCACCGCCAGCGAGTCCTGA
- a CDS encoding glycosyltransferase family 4 protein → MRVALVSESFLPQVNGVTNTVRHVVDRLVATGHQALVVAPGPGPDHYGPTPVVRVRSATLPGYRSFALGLPDRRVGTALAGFRPDLVHLASPVSLGACGLRAARRLGVPALAVYQTDLAGFAHRYGVPVGGLLDAWVGGLHRRADRTLVPSAASRAQLAALGVGGLHLWGRGVELALFDPRHRSDDLHARWAAGPGTGERVVVGYVGRLAAEKNLHRLAEVSRIPGVDVVVVGDGPLRHRLERLLPAATFTGMLRGPELARAFTSLDVFVHPGEDETFCQTVQEAQASGVPVVAAGAGGPLDLVEHLVTGLLYDPADPRSLRRSVARLAGDPLLRRSLGRAGRAAVQGRTWEALVDRLVTEHYLPLARPSVPAGPVRPRRAA, encoded by the coding sequence ATGAGAGTCGCCCTGGTCAGCGAGTCCTTCCTCCCGCAGGTCAACGGCGTGACGAACACGGTGCGGCACGTCGTCGACCGGCTCGTCGCGACCGGCCACCAGGCCCTGGTCGTCGCGCCCGGTCCCGGTCCCGACCACTACGGGCCCACCCCCGTCGTCCGGGTGCGGTCGGCCACCCTGCCCGGCTACCGGTCGTTCGCGCTCGGGCTCCCCGACCGCCGGGTCGGCACCGCGCTCGCCGGGTTCCGGCCCGACCTCGTGCACCTCGCCTCGCCGGTGTCGCTGGGTGCGTGCGGCCTGCGGGCGGCGCGCCGGCTCGGCGTGCCCGCCCTGGCGGTCTACCAGACCGACCTGGCCGGCTTCGCGCACCGGTACGGCGTCCCCGTCGGCGGGCTGCTGGACGCGTGGGTCGGCGGGCTGCACCGGCGGGCCGACCGGACCCTGGTGCCGTCGGCGGCGTCCCGCGCGCAGCTCGCCGCGCTCGGTGTCGGCGGCCTGCACCTGTGGGGCCGGGGCGTGGAGCTCGCGCTGTTCGACCCGCGGCACCGCAGCGACGACCTGCACGCGCGGTGGGCGGCCGGCCCGGGCACCGGCGAACGGGTGGTGGTCGGCTACGTGGGCCGGCTCGCGGCCGAGAAGAACCTGCACCGGCTGGCCGAGGTCTCGCGGATCCCCGGCGTCGACGTGGTGGTGGTCGGCGACGGTCCGCTGCGTCACCGGCTGGAGCGGCTGCTGCCCGCGGCGACGTTCACCGGGATGCTGCGGGGACCGGAGCTGGCGCGGGCGTTCACGTCCCTGGACGTGTTCGTGCACCCGGGCGAGGACGAGACCTTCTGCCAGACCGTGCAGGAGGCGCAGGCCAGCGGCGTGCCCGTGGTGGCGGCGGGGGCGGGCGGACCGCTGGACCTGGTCGAGCACCTGGTCACCGGGCTGCTCTACGACCCGGCCGACCCGCGCTCGCTGCGCCGGTCCGTGGCGAGGCTGGCGGGGGACCCGCTGCTGCGGCGCTCGCTGGGGCGAGCCGGCCGGGCGGCCGTGCAGGGCCGGACCTGGGAGGCCCTCGTGGACCGGCTGGTCACCGAGCACTACCTGCCGCTCGCGCGGCCGTCCGTCCCGGCCGGGCCCGTCCGGCCCCGTCGCGCCGCATGA
- a CDS encoding SGNH/GDSL hydrolase family protein has protein sequence MTGDLRRAGGLLVSASAVASVGAWQLLRAQARTARAAIGKPLGEAGFQVDRTYQRSRGRPLTLLVLGDSIAAGLGADRRRQTLGVRLAKELARAADRSVRLVCSAEVGAETWQLACQLDRLPGDVRPDVTVVVVGGNDVIHRVRLADSVRHLEVAVRALRARGSQVVVGTCPDLGALHAVPQPLRQLGRQASRRLALAQREAVVRCDGYAVSLAHVVGPVFLSRPEEMFAADRFHPSAAGYRRTARALLPSVLAGLGLLDDVPAGHHRPGAAPDGAVRATAL, from the coding sequence ATGACCGGGGACCTGCGCCGGGCCGGGGGGCTGCTGGTCAGCGCCTCGGCGGTCGCGTCGGTCGGTGCCTGGCAGCTGCTGCGGGCCCAGGCGCGGACCGCCCGGGCCGCGATCGGCAAGCCGCTGGGCGAGGCCGGCTTCCAGGTGGACCGCACCTACCAGCGCTCACGCGGCCGGCCGCTCACCCTGCTGGTGCTCGGCGACTCGATCGCGGCGGGACTGGGGGCCGACCGGCGCCGCCAGACCCTGGGGGTGCGGCTGGCCAAGGAGCTGGCCCGGGCCGCGGACCGGTCGGTGCGGCTGGTCTGCTCGGCCGAGGTCGGTGCCGAGACGTGGCAGCTGGCCTGCCAGCTCGACCGGCTGCCCGGCGACGTACGCCCGGACGTCACGGTGGTCGTGGTGGGCGGCAACGACGTGATCCACCGGGTCCGGCTCGCGGACTCCGTGCGGCACCTCGAGGTCGCGGTGCGGGCGCTGAGGGCGCGCGGCAGCCAGGTGGTCGTCGGCACCTGCCCGGACCTGGGCGCGCTGCACGCGGTCCCGCAGCCGCTGCGGCAGCTCGGCCGCCAGGCGTCGCGCCGGCTCGCGCTGGCCCAGCGCGAGGCCGTGGTGCGCTGCGACGGGTACGCCGTGTCGCTGGCGCACGTCGTCGGGCCGGTGTTCCTGTCCCGCCCCGAGGAGATGTTCGCCGCGGACCGCTTCCACCCCTCGGCGGCCGGCTACCGGCGCACCGCCCGGGCCCTGCTGCCGAGCGTGCTGGCCGGCCTCGGGCTCCTCGACGACGTGCCGGCCGGCCACCACCGCCCGGGAGCAGCGCCCGACGGGGCGGTCCGGGCGACCGCCCTGTGA
- a CDS encoding SRPBCC family protein: MVTNTRTVHTTPDQVWEVLADGWLYPLWVVGATRIRDVEQAWPAVGSKIHHSVGVWPAVIDDNTEVLACEPGRSLRLRARGWPLGEAEVEVRLTAQGAGTLVEISEDAVSGPGRFVPEPLKGASIKVRNVETLKRLAMVAEGRTPR; encoded by the coding sequence ATGGTCACCAACACACGCACCGTGCACACCACCCCGGACCAGGTCTGGGAGGTGCTCGCCGACGGCTGGCTCTACCCGCTGTGGGTCGTGGGCGCCACCCGGATCCGCGACGTGGAGCAGGCCTGGCCGGCCGTGGGCTCGAAGATCCACCACTCCGTCGGTGTCTGGCCCGCGGTCATCGACGACAACACCGAGGTGCTCGCCTGCGAGCCGGGCCGGTCGCTGCGGCTGCGGGCCCGGGGCTGGCCGCTCGGCGAGGCCGAGGTGGAGGTCCGGCTGACCGCCCAGGGCGCGGGCACGCTCGTGGAGATCTCCGAGGACGCGGTGTCCGGTCCCGGCCGGTTCGTCCCGGAGCCGTTGAAGGGCGCGTCCATCAAGGTGCGCAACGTGGAGACGCTGAAGCGGCTCGCCATGGTGGCCGAGGGGCGCACCCCCCGGTGA